One Legionella hackeliae DNA segment encodes these proteins:
- a CDS encoding ATP-binding protein produces the protein MQHPALHEIQKNIEEMANQLCLAVKGEFDFTIKIDTENESMQKLTMLVNFVLDTARRSLVDVREKNTRLMELDQLKSDFIANVSHELRTPLTLILAPLKTILENNDLALPQDVLQNLERIQRNAARLFTQVNNILDFSKLEAEKFQLREEPIDLKKFLSQLIDDAQDLAKERHIHLTFQTKGKNKAVLLDKSMLEKTLLNLISNALKFTPAQGFITVELKQQNEAMCLRVSDSGPGIPKEQIPYIFDRFHQVDSSSTRAYEGTGIGLTVVKQFVEMMQGSISVDSEIGKGTTFIINLPVQLANRSDYPEKQANFTTDSTFENFKAGLATSSFENNTPDDFLSENRQLPLLILADDNPDIRTYIVSLLKDKFNVVTVDNGKAALEAVRQHNPQVILSDIMMPIMDGYQLTRALKAHKETCNIPIILITAKAGDEAVVTGLNVGADDYLVKPFSPQELIARTTAAYKQYESYLENCRLNSQLVSIARRAGMADLATSILHNIGNVLNSANVSLDMIKEHSNPSYLQDLRTVSLMFKEHKGTLTSYLTEDAKGKLLPDYLLALIRKINQEHETIGKEMLCLRNQIAHIKDVVAMQKSLCGVSGVFEQLSVNEIIINAIEMCKSALDKQAVQIHYDSKESIFVVTDKAKLLQILINLIQNAIDALSASDEAINKIIRLTVAEYPEANNLTIKIQDNGTGIKEEDRDKIFSFGFTTKSYGHGFGLHTSALAAKELGGNLQMDSKGFGYGAEFILTLPSTQVERRYLHGDNNFEKRKNSHY, from the coding sequence ACTTGATCAGCTGAAATCTGATTTCATTGCAAATGTGAGTCATGAGCTGCGAACACCTTTGACTTTGATTTTAGCGCCACTGAAAACTATTTTAGAAAATAATGATTTGGCGCTCCCTCAGGATGTCTTGCAGAATTTAGAAAGAATTCAAAGAAATGCTGCGAGACTGTTCACCCAAGTTAACAATATTCTTGATTTTTCAAAACTTGAAGCAGAAAAATTTCAACTTCGTGAAGAACCGATTGATTTGAAAAAATTTCTCTCTCAACTAATAGACGATGCTCAAGATTTGGCAAAAGAACGACATATCCACTTAACATTTCAGACGAAAGGAAAAAACAAAGCCGTGCTTCTTGATAAAAGCATGCTTGAGAAAACTCTTTTAAATTTAATTTCTAATGCGCTTAAATTTACGCCTGCTCAAGGATTCATTACCGTTGAATTAAAGCAACAAAATGAAGCTATGTGTTTACGCGTCAGTGATAGCGGCCCCGGAATTCCCAAAGAGCAAATTCCCTATATTTTCGATCGTTTTCATCAAGTTGACTCTTCAAGCACTCGTGCTTACGAAGGTACCGGAATAGGCTTAACTGTTGTTAAGCAGTTTGTAGAAATGATGCAGGGAAGTATTTCTGTGGATAGTGAAATCGGTAAGGGTACAACATTTATTATCAACTTACCTGTTCAACTTGCGAATCGCTCGGACTATCCAGAAAAGCAGGCGAATTTCACAACAGATTCTACATTTGAAAACTTCAAAGCAGGCCTTGCTACCAGCAGTTTTGAAAACAATACGCCGGATGATTTCCTGTCAGAAAACAGACAACTGCCTCTTTTGATTCTTGCTGATGACAATCCTGATATCCGTACCTATATCGTCTCTTTATTGAAAGACAAATTCAACGTAGTTACTGTTGATAACGGTAAAGCAGCGCTTGAAGCTGTGCGTCAACACAATCCTCAAGTTATCTTATCCGATATTATGATGCCTATCATGGATGGCTATCAATTAACAAGAGCACTTAAAGCGCACAAGGAAACCTGCAACATTCCAATTATTTTAATTACTGCCAAAGCCGGAGATGAAGCGGTCGTCACTGGTCTTAACGTTGGAGCGGATGACTATCTCGTAAAACCTTTTTCCCCACAGGAGTTAATTGCGCGTACTACTGCTGCGTATAAGCAATATGAGAGTTACTTGGAAAATTGCAGACTTAACTCGCAGCTAGTCAGTATTGCAAGAAGAGCAGGCATGGCTGATCTTGCTACATCCATCTTACATAACATTGGTAATGTGCTTAATAGCGCCAATGTATCGCTAGATATGATAAAAGAACATTCCAATCCATCTTATTTACAAGATTTAAGGACTGTTTCTTTAATGTTTAAAGAGCATAAAGGCACTTTAACGTCCTATCTTACTGAGGATGCTAAAGGAAAACTCTTACCTGATTATCTACTTGCATTGATAAGAAAAATCAATCAAGAGCACGAAACCATTGGAAAAGAGATGCTTTGTTTACGCAATCAAATTGCCCATATTAAAGATGTGGTTGCCATGCAAAAATCGCTTTGTGGCGTTTCCGGTGTCTTCGAACAATTGTCAGTCAATGAAATCATTATCAATGCCATTGAGATGTGTAAAAGTGCTTTGGATAAGCAAGCAGTCCAAATACACTACGATAGCAAAGAAAGCATTTTTGTCGTAACGGATAAAGCCAAATTGCTACAAATACTCATCAATCTCATTCAAAATGCTATTGACGCCTTAAGTGCATCTGATGAAGCTATTAATAAAATCATACGCCTTACAGTCGCAGAGTACCCTGAGGCAAATAATCTCACCATTAAGATACAAGACAATGGAACAGGCATTAAAGAAGAAGATCGCGATAAAATCTTTAGCTTCGGCTTTACCACCAAATCTTATGGTCATGGGTTCGGTTTACATACAAGCGCTCTTGCTGCTAAAGAATTAGGCGGTAACTTACAAATGGACAGCAAGGGTTTCGGTTATGGAGCAGAATTTATTTTGACACTACCCTCAACGCAGGTAGAACGGAGATATTTGCATGGCGACAACAACTTCGAGAAGCGTAAAAATTCTCATTATTGA
- a CDS encoding GGDEF/EAL-containing response regulator produces MATTTSRSVKILIIDDNPAIHSDFIKILTTKNTLEDNELANFEHQIFGKKRSSELPTFRLITAMQGREGVAKIAEGLEDNDPYALAFVDIRMPPGWDGVETARKIWELDPNIQIVLCTAYSDYTWEETIQHLGQRENLLILKKPFDSIAVRQLSCALSKKWQLLQESRAYTQLLETQVKERTQSLQESLSVTRGTLESSADGILVVNNQNQVIDYNENLMKMFQISKAALVEQEAQHILEYLAEKIETPDVFLKFTSKLANSKKNSKTMTLKCKDRRILEIYTQPYKLHDTISGRIWCFRDITKRALLEEQLHHQATHDSLTQLPNRVLLTDRLSQLISYSKRNNSMFCVLFFDLDRFKLINDSFSHIAGDKLLQDVVQRIRQVMREEDTLARLGGDEFVALLKSHDETNVAKIAKKLLDVFHTPFEVNSHQIWITPSIGIATFPRDGETIDELLRNADIAMYRAKEQGGNQFQFYTYSLGKKSVARMEMEAELYQALEKKEFFLCYQPQLDFKTRKLVSAEALIRWRHPKKGILLPINFIPMAEETGLILPIGEWVLQEACKQNKQWQKLSLPKIRVAVNVATKQLKHPEFGQVIRRILTETELSPEFLEIEITENVILTSLEATAIFNDLKKLGIHLALDDFGSGYMLLNHLKIFPIDRIKIDRTYINNIHYNKVDEVIIQAIIAIARSLDLEIVAEGVESSEQIKFLETHECTEGQGYYFCKPLASEEFEVFLRNTMTESF; encoded by the coding sequence ATGGCGACAACAACTTCGAGAAGCGTAAAAATTCTCATTATTGATGACAATCCTGCCATTCATTCAGATTTCATCAAGATACTAACCACTAAAAATACGCTTGAGGATAATGAGTTAGCCAATTTTGAGCATCAAATCTTCGGTAAAAAACGTAGTTCTGAACTACCCACGTTTCGTCTAATTACGGCAATGCAGGGTCGAGAAGGCGTTGCTAAAATCGCCGAAGGTTTGGAAGACAATGACCCTTATGCATTGGCCTTTGTCGATATTCGTATGCCTCCGGGCTGGGATGGTGTCGAGACAGCTCGAAAAATTTGGGAACTGGATCCGAATATTCAAATCGTTCTTTGTACCGCCTACTCAGACTATACCTGGGAAGAAACAATTCAGCACTTAGGTCAACGAGAAAATTTGCTTATTCTTAAAAAACCTTTTGATAGCATCGCTGTCAGACAATTGTCTTGTGCCTTGAGTAAAAAATGGCAGCTCTTGCAGGAATCACGTGCCTACACACAATTATTAGAAACACAAGTTAAAGAAAGGACTCAATCTTTGCAAGAATCTTTGTCTGTCACCAGAGGAACTCTTGAGTCTTCGGCTGACGGTATTTTAGTGGTGAACAATCAAAATCAAGTTATTGATTACAATGAAAATTTGATGAAAATGTTTCAAATTTCCAAAGCAGCTCTGGTTGAACAGGAAGCACAACATATTCTTGAATACCTTGCCGAAAAAATTGAAACCCCAGATGTTTTCCTGAAATTTACCAGTAAATTAGCAAACTCAAAAAAGAACAGCAAAACGATGACTTTAAAATGCAAAGATCGTCGCATTCTTGAAATTTATACACAGCCCTACAAGTTACATGACACAATCTCTGGACGTATTTGGTGTTTTCGCGATATTACCAAACGCGCTTTATTAGAAGAGCAACTGCATCATCAAGCGACTCATGATTCATTAACGCAACTGCCCAATAGAGTGCTACTGACCGACAGACTGTCACAATTAATTTCTTACTCGAAACGCAATAACTCGATGTTTTGCGTGCTATTTTTTGATTTAGATCGTTTTAAGTTAATTAATGACAGTTTCAGCCATATCGCGGGGGACAAGTTATTACAAGACGTTGTTCAACGAATTCGTCAAGTCATGCGAGAGGAAGACACGCTGGCAAGACTCGGGGGAGACGAATTTGTAGCCTTGTTAAAATCACATGATGAAACCAATGTTGCGAAAATTGCTAAAAAATTACTTGATGTATTTCATACCCCATTTGAGGTTAACTCTCATCAAATTTGGATAACTCCAAGCATCGGCATTGCTACTTTTCCCCGAGATGGTGAAACTATCGATGAGTTACTACGTAATGCAGATATAGCCATGTATCGGGCCAAAGAGCAGGGTGGCAATCAATTTCAGTTTTATACCTATAGCCTGGGTAAAAAAAGTGTGGCTCGTATGGAAATGGAGGCCGAATTGTATCAGGCTCTTGAAAAAAAAGAGTTCTTTTTGTGCTATCAGCCACAGCTCGATTTTAAAACCAGAAAATTAGTATCCGCCGAGGCGTTAATTCGTTGGCGACATCCTAAAAAAGGTATTCTGCTACCCATCAATTTTATCCCTATGGCTGAGGAAACAGGATTAATTCTTCCTATTGGTGAATGGGTTTTGCAAGAAGCTTGCAAGCAAAATAAACAATGGCAAAAACTTAGTCTTCCTAAAATTCGTGTTGCCGTTAATGTGGCAACCAAGCAGCTTAAACATCCTGAGTTTGGTCAAGTCATTCGCAGAATATTGACAGAAACAGAGCTTAGCCCTGAATTTCTTGAGATAGAAATTACGGAAAATGTAATTTTAACCAGTCTGGAAGCAACGGCAATTTTTAACGATCTAAAAAAACTCGGTATTCATCTGGCTTTGGATGATTTCGGTTCAGGCTATATGCTTCTGAATCATCTTAAAATTTTTCCCATCGATAGAATCAAAATCGATAGAACGTATATAAATAATATTCATTACAATAAAGTGGATGAAGTCATTATTCAGGCAATTATTGCCATAGCTCGAAGTCTTGATCTCGAAATTGTCGCCGAAGGTGTAGAATCGAGCGAGCAAATCAAATTTCTAGAAACCCATGAATGCACAGAAGGGCAAGGTTATTATTTTTGCAAACCACTCGCTTCAGAGGAATTTGAGGTCTTTTTAAGGAATACCATGACGGAAAGTTTCTAG
- a CDS encoding class II glutamine amidotransferase: protein MCRFVAYLGHEALLDDILVKPVNSIVMQSLHARETVVPTNGDGFGLGWYTPSISLEPALFTSISPAWNDRNLLNLTAKIKSPCFFAHVRAAGAGGVTNFNCHPFIHGRWMLMHNGDIADFIVVKRHIRHLLDDDIYHWIQGETDSEHIFALFLQLAKGKDLSELSVVADILEETFAQINELIKYFGASDASYFNVCLTDGERLIASRYTTHKKAKPESLHYFVGSCFATFNHCVDVSSQPEHVHQCCLIASERLTDFNTDWQDVPANHLLLVDREQNIQLRPLRKKY from the coding sequence ATGTGCCGTTTTGTCGCCTACCTAGGACATGAAGCTTTATTGGATGATATATTGGTTAAACCTGTTAACTCCATTGTGATGCAAAGTTTACATGCACGGGAAACTGTTGTGCCCACTAATGGAGATGGTTTTGGCTTGGGATGGTATACCCCATCCATTAGTCTTGAACCTGCCCTCTTTACTTCAATTTCGCCAGCCTGGAATGATAGAAATTTATTGAATTTGACTGCCAAGATTAAATCCCCTTGCTTTTTTGCTCATGTAAGAGCTGCTGGTGCTGGAGGAGTCACAAATTTCAATTGTCATCCATTTATCCATGGACGATGGATGCTCATGCATAATGGTGATATTGCAGATTTCATTGTGGTTAAACGTCATATCCGCCATTTACTCGATGATGATATTTATCACTGGATTCAAGGCGAAACAGATTCAGAACACATATTCGCATTATTTTTGCAATTGGCTAAGGGAAAAGATTTAAGTGAATTGTCGGTAGTTGCTGATATTCTAGAAGAAACGTTCGCCCAAATTAATGAATTAATTAAATATTTTGGGGCAAGTGATGCGTCTTATTTTAATGTCTGTTTGACAGATGGGGAGCGGTTAATTGCTAGCCGCTATACTACCCATAAAAAAGCCAAGCCTGAGTCCTTGCATTATTTTGTGGGGAGCTGTTTTGCAACCTTCAATCATTGTGTCGATGTTTCTTCACAGCCTGAACATGTTCATCAGTGCTGTCTGATTGCCTCTGAAAGACTTACGGATTTTAATACGGATTGGCAGGACGTGCCTGCCAATCATTTGTTGTTAGTTGATAGAGAGCAGAATATTCAGTTACGGCCATTACGTAAGAAATATTAA
- the ku gene encoding non-homologous end joining protein Ku → MKAIWKGDISFGLVTIPVQIIPVEEKKDLHFHLLDARDKSRIRYKRVNSNTDKEVPWEQIVKGYEFDKGSYIIVDEKAFEEASPEVYKSIDIEEFIELDEIDNLYFDKPYYIVPDSKNQKAYVLLREALKKTKKVGVAKVMIRTKEYLSLVMPHENALVLNLIRFQQEIRKEDDLKVPTESLTSYKISEREMKMAVDLIKDMTAPWEPEKYHDDYQDALAKWLEKKTEEAEKEMGKGAKTRVRKPDDVVDFISLLKKSMGKDKKSKKTLPKKDSAKAQKKA, encoded by the coding sequence ATGAAAGCCATATGGAAAGGAGATATCTCATTTGGGTTGGTTACTATCCCGGTGCAAATTATACCGGTTGAGGAAAAAAAAGATTTACATTTTCATTTATTAGATGCACGCGATAAGTCGCGTATTCGTTACAAACGTGTTAATAGCAATACGGATAAAGAAGTTCCTTGGGAACAAATTGTAAAAGGTTATGAATTCGATAAAGGAAGTTACATTATTGTTGATGAAAAAGCCTTTGAAGAAGCAAGTCCTGAAGTTTATAAATCGATTGATATAGAAGAGTTTATTGAATTAGATGAAATAGACAATTTATACTTTGATAAACCTTATTACATTGTCCCTGATTCTAAAAATCAAAAAGCCTATGTTTTATTAAGAGAAGCATTAAAAAAAACCAAAAAAGTGGGTGTGGCAAAGGTAATGATTCGTACTAAAGAGTATTTGTCTTTAGTCATGCCTCATGAGAATGCACTCGTACTCAATCTTATTCGATTTCAACAGGAAATTCGCAAAGAAGACGATTTAAAAGTCCCGACAGAATCGCTTACCTCCTATAAAATTTCAGAGCGGGAAATGAAAATGGCCGTTGATTTGATTAAAGATATGACTGCCCCGTGGGAGCCTGAAAAATATCATGATGATTATCAGGACGCTTTAGCAAAATGGCTTGAGAAGAAAACAGAAGAAGCCGAAAAAGAAATGGGTAAAGGCGCCAAAACGAGGGTTCGAAAACCGGATGATGTTGTCGATTTCATTAGTCTGTTGAAAAAGAGTATGGGAAAGGACAAAAAAAGTAAAAAAACATTGCCTAAAAAGGACTCTGCAAAAGCCCAGAAAAAAGCGTAA
- a CDS encoding zeta toxin family protein — translation MKNAKSSFIVLLALWVNLATGAELCPPLDKQGRLRIDPQAMTLLEACIDKAPSTKSLHFNDKSQSYSTSRQQLHHQIIDKLLQNKPCRVDKPIALLTGGYPGAGKTSYLNKKIPRIKQHFIIIDADDIRAQLPEYKGWNAFNTQAEVKDIVTQVLDSLGRPCVYNVIYDASMSDPQFYMEFINQLKDKGYKVYIIYLQIPFDIAIQRANLRYLETGRYVSSDFLNHVRKEGLNTFNTIKNEVDGYMVVDGLTTKVIKEGGDKIPKNL, via the coding sequence ATGAAAAATGCAAAATCATCATTCATTGTGTTACTAGCCTTATGGGTTAATTTGGCCACTGGTGCAGAGTTGTGTCCACCATTAGATAAACAAGGCAGGTTAAGAATTGACCCTCAAGCAATGACTCTACTTGAAGCCTGCATTGATAAGGCGCCCTCTACCAAGTCACTGCATTTTAATGATAAAAGCCAAAGCTATTCGACAAGCCGCCAGCAACTCCACCATCAGATTATTGATAAGTTATTACAGAATAAACCTTGCCGTGTCGATAAACCGATTGCTTTACTAACGGGTGGTTATCCAGGAGCTGGTAAAACAAGTTATTTAAATAAAAAAATTCCAAGGATTAAGCAACATTTTATTATTATTGATGCCGATGATATTCGTGCCCAACTTCCCGAATATAAAGGATGGAATGCCTTTAATACTCAAGCGGAAGTCAAAGACATTGTTACGCAGGTATTAGACTCTCTTGGAAGGCCTTGTGTTTATAATGTAATTTACGATGCGTCGATGTCTGATCCTCAATTCTATATGGAATTCATTAACCAATTAAAAGATAAGGGTTATAAGGTTTATATTATTTATCTGCAAATACCTTTTGATATCGCCATACAAAGAGCGAATCTGCGGTATTTAGAGACTGGGCGTTATGTTTCTTCAGATTTTCTAAATCATGTAAGAAAAGAAGGACTAAACACGTTTAATACCATTAAAAATGAGGTTGATGGTTATATGGTGGTCGATGGTTTGACAACAAAAGTGATTAAAGAAGGTGGCGATAAAATACCAAAAAACCTCTAG
- a CDS encoding isoaspartyl peptidase/L-asparaginase family protein → MSIVAIAVHGGAGEYSSFLKINRLQTEEGLAEAVQAGFAFLEDGGSALDAVEMAVRYLEDNPLFNAGKGSALNCAGEVEMDASIMDGENLKAGAVSMVREVRNPVMLARLIMDMTHHVYLSGYGALELAKIKNLHLEPESYFITKHQLEEFKKRNKNESFEQILNKKMMGTVGAVALDSQGNIAAATSTGGLSNCLPGRVGDSCLIGAGCYANNVSCAVSGTGEGEYLIRAVVANTIASLIEFKAMNLQEACDYVIHERTKQLKGEMGVIALNAKGEIATSFNTEIMKRAWRSSREKLQVKIE, encoded by the coding sequence ATGAGTATTGTCGCTATTGCAGTTCATGGAGGAGCTGGAGAATACAGTTCTTTTCTTAAAATTAACCGCTTACAAACCGAAGAAGGATTAGCAGAAGCTGTGCAGGCGGGTTTTGCTTTTCTCGAGGACGGCGGGAGTGCTCTTGATGCGGTTGAAATGGCTGTGAGGTACCTTGAAGATAATCCATTGTTCAATGCTGGAAAGGGTTCTGCTCTTAATTGTGCTGGTGAAGTCGAAATGGACGCATCCATCATGGATGGAGAAAATTTAAAGGCGGGTGCTGTATCGATGGTTCGCGAAGTGCGTAATCCTGTAATGTTAGCCCGATTAATCATGGATATGACACACCACGTTTATCTTTCTGGCTACGGTGCCCTGGAGTTAGCAAAAATAAAAAATCTCCATCTTGAGCCTGAGTCTTACTTTATCACTAAGCATCAGCTCGAAGAGTTTAAAAAGCGCAATAAGAATGAATCCTTTGAGCAGATTTTGAATAAAAAAATGATGGGAACAGTCGGTGCTGTTGCTTTGGACAGCCAGGGGAACATTGCTGCTGCTACTTCGACAGGGGGGCTTAGTAACTGCTTACCCGGTCGAGTAGGAGATAGTTGCCTTATTGGAGCTGGCTGCTACGCTAATAATGTAAGCTGCGCGGTATCTGGAACCGGTGAAGGGGAGTATTTAATAAGGGCAGTTGTAGCAAATACTATTGCTTCCTTGATTGAGTTTAAAGCGATGAATTTGCAAGAAGCTTGCGACTATGTCATCCACGAGCGCACCAAACAGTTAAAAGGAGAGATGGGGGTGATAGCATTAAATGCTAAAGGCGAAATAGCAACATCGTTTAATACGGAAATTATGAAACGGGCCTGGAGAAGCAGCCGAGAAAAGCTACAAGTAAAGATTGAGTAG
- a CDS encoding cyanophycinase — protein sequence MLPKAKLLIIGGAEDKVDEPPDIIEQKKEFTRYEILSELLPDSENKKIEMITTGSEVPNEVKRVYKKVFHEIGYKNIGFLHIKERKQARNKEILRRAEDAGTIFFTGGDQFRLSTILGGTPFIDIVKNRYQNDTNFIVAGTSAGAMVMSSIMITSGGLTEALIYRNLMTSSGLGILQSCIIDTHFIKRGRFGRLAHAVIMNPEQLGIGLGEDTALIIKNGSDAECRGSGMVVIIDGRNIVQTNITNVAEGEAVFVENLKVHLLVKGCQFSIATRKLANPAIPRREKNK from the coding sequence ATGTTACCAAAAGCTAAATTACTGATTATTGGTGGGGCTGAAGATAAAGTGGATGAGCCACCAGATATCATTGAGCAAAAAAAAGAATTTACCCGCTATGAGATATTAAGTGAGTTATTGCCTGATTCGGAAAATAAAAAAATAGAAATGATAACTACAGGTTCCGAAGTACCAAACGAGGTGAAGCGTGTCTATAAAAAAGTCTTTCATGAAATTGGTTACAAGAATATTGGCTTCTTACATATAAAAGAAAGAAAGCAGGCCCGTAATAAAGAAATATTAAGAAGAGCAGAGGATGCGGGCACGATTTTTTTTACCGGGGGTGATCAATTTAGGTTATCCACCATTTTAGGGGGGACTCCCTTTATTGATATCGTAAAAAACAGGTATCAAAATGATACTAATTTTATCGTGGCAGGAACTAGTGCAGGCGCCATGGTGATGTCATCTATCATGATTACCAGTGGCGGTTTAACAGAAGCATTAATTTACCGAAATCTAATGACTTCCTCAGGTTTGGGAATTTTACAATCCTGCATTATTGACACTCATTTTATTAAGCGAGGTCGATTTGGAAGGCTCGCTCACGCGGTTATTATGAATCCTGAGCAACTTGGCATTGGATTGGGTGAAGATACTGCCTTGATCATTAAAAACGGCTCTGATGCAGAATGTCGCGGTTCAGGAATGGTTGTTATTATTGATGGTAGAAATATTGTGCAAACCAATATTACCAATGTGGCTGAGGGTGAGGCAGTTTTTGTTGAAAATTTGAAAGTCCATTTGTTAGTGAAAGGCTGTCAATTTTCAATTGCTACGCGTAAGCTGGCTAATCCGGCAATCCCTCGTCGTGAGAAGAATAAATAA